One region of Oryza sativa Japonica Group chromosome 5, ASM3414082v1 genomic DNA includes:
- the LOC107276054 gene encoding lysine histidine transporter 1, translating into MSATEVMEECTETARERREEERLRNVNLDDWLPITSSRTAKWYYSAFHNVTAMVGAGVLGLPFAMSQLGWPTGVAAIASSFAITLYTLWQLVELHEPAPGGGKRFDRYHELGQAAFGRRLGVCLIVPLQLIVQVGTDIVYMVTGGQTLKKFVELACDGRCADIRLTFYIMMFASAQFVLSQCPNFNSISAVSAAAAAMSLCYSMIAFFASVLKAHPAAAAAVDYGFKATTAAGRVFGAFNALGAVSFAFAGHNVVLEIQATIPSTPERPSKRPMWRGVVVAYAVVALCYFTVAFGGYHAFGNAVAPNVLISLEKPRWLVAAANLMVVVHVIGAYQVYAMPVFDMIETVLAKKLHLRPGLPLRVTARSAYVALTMFIGITFPFFDGLLGFFGGFGFAPTTYFIPCIIWLIMRKPAKYSLSWLMNWCFIIIGMLLMLVSPIGGLRQIILDASKYKFYS; encoded by the exons ATGTCGGCGACGGAAGTGATGGAGGAGTGCACGGAGACGGcgagggagcggcgggaggaggagcggctgaGGAATGTGAACCTCGACGACTGGCTCCCCATCACCTCGTCCCGCACCGCCAAGTGGTACTACTCCGCGTTCCACAACGTCACCGCCAtggtcggcgccggcgtcctCGGCCTCCCCTTCGCCATGTCCCAGCTCGGCTGGcccaccggcgtcgccgccatcgcctcctcctTCGCCATCACGCTCTACACGCTGTGGCAGCTGGTGGAGCTCCACGAgccggcgcccggcggcggGAAGCGGTTCGACCGGTACCACGAGCTCGGCCAGGCGGCGTTCGGCCGGCGCCTCGGCGTCTGCCTCATCGTGCCGCTCCAGCTCATCGTCCAGGTCGGCACCGACATCGTCTACATGGTCACCGGCGGCCAGACGCTGAAGAAGTTCGTCGAGCTCGCCTGCGACGGCCGCTGCGCCGACATCCGCCTCACGTTCTACATCATGATGTTCGCGTCGGCGCAGTTCGTGCTCTCGCAGTGCCCCAACTTCAACTCCAtctccgccgtctccgccgccgccgccgccatgtcgctCTGCTACTCCATGATCGCGTTCTTCGCCTCGGTCCTCAAGGCccacccggccgccgccgccgccgtggactaCGGGTtcaaggcgacgacggcggcggggcgggtGTTCGGCGCGTTCAACGCGCTGGGCGCGGTGTCGTTCGCGTTCGCGGGGCACAACGTGGTGCTGGAGATCCAGGCCACCATCCCGTCGACGCCGGAGCGGCCGTCGAAGAGGCCCATGTGGcggggcgtcgtcgtcgcctacGCCGTCGTGGCGCTCTGCTACTTCACCGTGGCGTTCGGCGGCTACCACGCGTTCGGCAACGCCGTGGCGCCCAACGTGCTCATCTCGCTGGAGAAGCCGCGgtggctggtggcggcggcgaacctGATGGTGGTCGTGCACGTCATCGGCGCGTACCAGGTGTACGCCATGCCGGTGTTCGACATGATCGAGACGGTGCTCGCCAAGAAGCTCCACCTCCGCCCCGGCCTGCCGCTCCGCGTCACCGCCCGCTCCGCCTACGTCG CATTGACCATGTTCATCGGGATAACCTTCCCCTTCTTcgacggcctcctcggcttcttcGGAGGTTTCGGATTCGCGCCAACAACTTACTTC ATCCCCTGCATCATATGGCTCATAATGCGCAAGCCCGCCAAGTACAGCCTCTCATGGTTAATGAACTGG TGTTTCATCATCATCGGAATGCTGCTCATGCTGGTTTCACCCATCGGAGGATTACGGCAGATCATCCTTGACGCTAGCAAATACAAGTTTTACTCTTAG
- the LOC4338181 gene encoding E3 ubiquitin-protein ligase SINAT5 isoform X1, giving the protein MDMDSVECLSLPDSSMDVDDVDGGGSVHHHHHHHHALPPHLPAGVAVGVGPGGRAFPKANVAGVGGGGAAGAPAAGGAVAGGGGPGGGPPATSVHELLECPVCTNSMFPPIHQCQNGHTLCSTCKARVHNRCPTCRQELGDIRCLALEKVAESLELPCKYCSLGCPEIFPYYSKIKHEAQCSFRPYNCPYAGSECAVAGDIPFLVAHLRDDHKVDMHSGCTFNHRYVKSNPREVENATWMLTVFHCFGQYFCLHFEAFQLGMAPVYMAFLRFMGDENEARNYTYSLEVGGNGRKMVWEGTPRSIRDSHRKVRDSHDGLIIQRNMALFFSGGDRKELKLRVTGRIWKEQTNPDGACIPNLCS; this is encoded by the exons atggacatGGACAGCGTGGAGTGCCTCTCCCTCCCGGACTCGTCCATGGACGTggacgacgtcgacggcggcggctcggtgcaccaccaccaccaccaccaccacgccctCCCGCCTCACCTCCCCGCGGGGGTCGCCGTCGGGGTCGGCCCCGGGGGGCGCGCGTTCCCCAAGGCGAATGTCGCTGGggttggtggtggcggcgccgccggggcccCCGCGGCGGGGGGAGCGGTGGCCGGAGGTGGGGGCCCCGGCGGCGGGCCTCCCGCCACCAGCGTGCACGAGCTGCTCGAGTGCCCCGTCTGCACCAACTCCATGTTCCCGCCCATCCACCAG tgCCAAAATGGACACACTTTATGTTCAACATGCAAGGCTAGAGTCCACAACCGGTGCCCTACCTGCAGACAAGAGCTCGGTGATATTAGGTGCTTGGCACTGGAGAAAGTAGCAGAGTCACTCGAGCTTCCTTGCAAGTATTGTTCTTTAGGTTGCCCAGAAATTTTTCCATACTACAGCAAGATAAAGCATGAAGCACAGTGCAGCTTTAGGCCATATAACTGCCCTTATGCTGGTTCTGAATGTGCTGTGGCTGGTGATATTCCTTTCCTTGTTGCACATTTGAGGGACGACCACAAAGTTGATATGCACAGTGGCTGCACATTCAACCACAGATATGTCAAATCTAATCCACGCGAGGTTGAGAATGCGACCTGGATGCTAACA GTGTTCCATTGTTTCGGGCAGTATTTCTGCCTGCATTTCGAGGCGTTCCAGCTTGGAATGGCACCAGTTTATATggccttcctccgtttcatgGGGGATGAGAATGAAGCGAGGAACTACACCTACAGCCTAGAGGTTGGTGGTAATGGCAGGAAGATGGTGTGGGAAGGCACCCCTAGGAGCATCCGCGACAGCCACCGGAAGGTGCGGGACAGCCATGACGGCCTCATCATCCAGAGGAACATGGcactcttcttctccggcggtGACAGGAAGGAGCTGAAGCTGAGGGTGACCGGCCGTATCTGGAAAGAACAGACGAACCCGGATGGGGCCTGCATACCGAACCTTTGTAGCTGA
- the LOC4338181 gene encoding E3 ubiquitin-protein ligase SINAT3 isoform X2: protein MRTTSKCQNGHTLCSTCKARVHNRCPTCRQELGDIRCLALEKVAESLELPCKYCSLGCPEIFPYYSKIKHEAQCSFRPYNCPYAGSECAVAGDIPFLVAHLRDDHKVDMHSGCTFNHRYVKSNPREVENATWMLTVFHCFGQYFCLHFEAFQLGMAPVYMAFLRFMGDENEARNYTYSLEVGGNGRKMVWEGTPRSIRDSHRKVRDSHDGLIIQRNMALFFSGGDRKELKLRVTGRIWKEQTNPDGACIPNLCS, encoded by the exons ATGAGAACTACTAGCAAG tgCCAAAATGGACACACTTTATGTTCAACATGCAAGGCTAGAGTCCACAACCGGTGCCCTACCTGCAGACAAGAGCTCGGTGATATTAGGTGCTTGGCACTGGAGAAAGTAGCAGAGTCACTCGAGCTTCCTTGCAAGTATTGTTCTTTAGGTTGCCCAGAAATTTTTCCATACTACAGCAAGATAAAGCATGAAGCACAGTGCAGCTTTAGGCCATATAACTGCCCTTATGCTGGTTCTGAATGTGCTGTGGCTGGTGATATTCCTTTCCTTGTTGCACATTTGAGGGACGACCACAAAGTTGATATGCACAGTGGCTGCACATTCAACCACAGATATGTCAAATCTAATCCACGCGAGGTTGAGAATGCGACCTGGATGCTAACA GTGTTCCATTGTTTCGGGCAGTATTTCTGCCTGCATTTCGAGGCGTTCCAGCTTGGAATGGCACCAGTTTATATggccttcctccgtttcatgGGGGATGAGAATGAAGCGAGGAACTACACCTACAGCCTAGAGGTTGGTGGTAATGGCAGGAAGATGGTGTGGGAAGGCACCCCTAGGAGCATCCGCGACAGCCACCGGAAGGTGCGGGACAGCCATGACGGCCTCATCATCCAGAGGAACATGGcactcttcttctccggcggtGACAGGAAGGAGCTGAAGCTGAGGGTGACCGGCCGTATCTGGAAAGAACAGACGAACCCGGATGGGGCCTGCATACCGAACCTTTGTAGCTGA
- the LOC4338182 gene encoding uncharacterized protein: MARSPEPPRYYAAAGYHRPSPFSSVAASCVVAALFILLAAGGAAAALFLLYRPQAPAIAVTAVQLPSFASRNGTVAFTFQQLASVRNPNRSPLAHYDSSLRVAYAGGEVGSMYIPAGQIDGGRTQYMATSFTVPAFAVTSSATAAASSSPAQTITVPASGPSPAAVGAVALQQEQPPPQQQQVAALPVMEVDSLLVVKGKVTILRVFTHHVVAAKVCRIGVSPADGRVLGFRC; encoded by the coding sequence ATGGCCAgatcgccggagccgccgcgctACTACGCCGCCGCGGGCTACCACCGCCCCTCGCCCTTCTCCTCCGTGGCGGCGTCCTGCGTCGTGGCGGCGCTGTTCATCCTGCtcgccgcgggcggcgccgcggctgcGCTGTTCCTGCTCTACCGGCCGCAGGCGCCGGCCATCGCCGTGACGGCCGTGCAGCTCCCCTCCTTCGCCTCCCGCAACGGCACCGTCGCCTTCACGTTCCAGCAGCTCGCCTCCGTCCGCAACCCCAACCGCTCCCCGCTCGCGCACTACGACAGCTCGCTCCGCGTCGCctacgccggcggcgaggtcggctcGATGTACATCCCCGCCGGCCAGATCGACGGGGGGCGCACGCAGTACATGGCCACCAGCTTCACCGTCCCGGCCTTCGCCGtcacctcctccgccaccgccgccgcttcctcctccccggcgcaGACAATCACCGTCCCCGCCTCCGGCccctcaccggcggcggtgggcgcggtGGCGCTGCAGCAAgaacagccgccgccgcagcagcagcaggtggcggcgctgccggTGATGGAGGTGGACTCGCTGCTGGTGGTGAAAGGGAAGGTGACCATCCTCCGGGTGTTCACCCaccacgtcgtcgccgccaagGTGTGCCGCATCGGCGTCTCGCCGGCGGACGGCCGCGTGCTCGGATTCCGGTGCTGA